A DNA window from Setaria viridis chromosome 2, Setaria_viridis_v4.0, whole genome shotgun sequence contains the following coding sequences:
- the LOC117845514 gene encoding UPF0481 protein At3g47200 isoform X2, protein MANNDTRDIELEPTKQTWDKDIETRGEDSCRSKIVTVEVDSLMPSKGARVPHVDTDLEAGKQAMTEEAEMARRRRWSRSVLISKVRDQVRAGDVNSYTPHSVSIGPYHASCSSPRIEKEKLCCVGFFQSLSEDQIKGGLTGLAEKLEPLARACYPDGVGHMTPEELSTMLLRDGCFLLACMVDYQRGNNADKKLAHSSTGKDGDPAQTVGGDVQDGGSFSGGDNNTVVRDTVFLVENQIPFFVLQKIHERVTGDTTSSALESIADYVQEVLQPTSPPPAMEENAARPRTGRWRRATEYCKYGNVRFKRQVFQDNEKWTFLDVRLQGGTLWVPRLRVDGMTWTVLRNLMALEEQISRRPVTAYCLFMSQVAGTVEDVKLLVHSGIVEHFLASDEQVAQGFADLCKGVVMDVDNIDRNYLMPMWHEMQERCENRVHRFMGWFCQFKNIVIIIVLLVALIIIACQVTQTFYAVSSSRGGQPPKH, encoded by the exons ATGGCGAATAATG ATACGAGAGACATTGAATTGGAACCAACGAAACAAACGTGGGACAAAGATATTGAGACGAGGGGTGAGGATTCCTGCAGAAGCAAAATTGTCACCGTCGAAGTCGATTCACTGATGCCTTCTAAAG GTGCACGAGTCCCACATGTTGACACCGACTTGGAGGCAGGGAAACAAGCCATGACCGAAGAAGCTGAAATGGCACGGAGACGCAGGTGGAGCAGAAGTGTCCTCATCTCCAAGGTCCGTGATCAAGTCCGTGCCGGCGACGTCAACAGCTACACTCCACACTCCGTGTCTATCGGCCCTTACCATGCGAGTTGCTCGTCCCCACGGATTGAAAAGGAGAAGCTGTGCTGTGTAGGATTCTTTCAGAGCCTCTCAGAGGACCAAATCAAAGGTGGTCTTACGGGTCTAGCGGAGAAACTGGAGCCCCTAGCGAGGGCTTGCTACCCCGATGGTGTTGGCCACATGACGCCGGAAGAGCTGTCGACAATGTTGCTACGTGATGggtgcttcctcctcgcttgcATGGTGGACTATCAGAGAGGAAATAATGCCGACAAGAAGTTAGCACATAGCTCAACTGGTAAAGACGGAGACCCGGCGCAAACAGTAGGGGGAGATGTCCAAGACGGCGGCTCATTTAGCGGCGGCGACAACAACACCGTCGTCCGCGACACCGTCTTCCTCGTTGAGAACCAGATACCTTTCTTCGTGCTACAGAAGATCCATGAGCGCGTCACAGGTGATACCACCAGCTCCGCCCTCGAATCCATAGCAGATTATGTCCAGGAGGTGCTGCAG CCAACTAGTCCACCTCCGGCCATGGAAGAGAACGCTGCACGCCCTCGCACGGGTCGGTGGCGCCGCGCGACGGAGTACTGCAAGTACGGCAACGTGCGGTTCAAGCGTCAGGTCTTCCAGGACAATGAGAAGTGGACCTTCCTCGACGTGCGCCTTCAAGGAGGCACGCTGTGGGTCCCCCGCCTGCGGGTTGATGGCATGACGTGGACGGTCCTGCGAAACCTGATGGCGCTGGAGGAGCAGATCTCCCGGAGACCTGTCACGGCGTACTGCCTCTTCATGTCGCAGGTGGCAGGCACGGTGGAGGACGTGAAGCTCTTGGTTCACTCAGGGATCGTGGAACACTTCCTCGCCAGCGACGAGCAGGTCGCTCAAGGCTTCGCCGACCTCTGCAAGGGAGTGGTCATGGACGTCGACAACATCGACAGGAACTACCTCATGCCCATGTGGCACGAGATGCAGGAGCGCTGCGAGAACCGCGTGCACAGGTTCATGGGATGGTTCTGCCAGTTTAAGAACATAGTGATCATCATCGTACTACTAGTGGCTCTCATCATCATCGCATGTCAAGTGACGCAAACGTTCTATGCAGTTAGCTCTAGCCGCGGCGGACAACCACCAAAACATTAG
- the LOC117845514 gene encoding UPF0481 protein At3g47200 isoform X1 has translation MANNDTRDIELEPTKQTWDKDIETRGEDSCRSKIVTVEVDSLMPSKGARVPHVDTDLEAGKQAMTEEAEMARRRRWSRSVLISKVRDQVRAGDVNSYTPHSVSIGPYHASCSSPRIEKEKLCCVGFFQSLSEDQIKGGLTGLAEKLEPLARACYPDGVGHMTPEELSTMLLRDGCFLLACMVDYQRGNNADKKLAHSSTGKDGDPAQTVGGDVQDGGSFSGGDNNTVVRDTVFLVENQIPFFVLQKIHERVTGDTTSSALESIADYVQEVLQVQLYISKHRRPAPALTPPTPHLLHLLHFYLQPTSPPPAMEENAARPRTGRWRRATEYCKYGNVRFKRQVFQDNEKWTFLDVRLQGGTLWVPRLRVDGMTWTVLRNLMALEEQISRRPVTAYCLFMSQVAGTVEDVKLLVHSGIVEHFLASDEQVAQGFADLCKGVVMDVDNIDRNYLMPMWHEMQERCENRVHRFMGWFCQFKNIVIIIVLLVALIIIACQVTQTFYAVSSSRGGQPPKH, from the exons ATGGCGAATAATG ATACGAGAGACATTGAATTGGAACCAACGAAACAAACGTGGGACAAAGATATTGAGACGAGGGGTGAGGATTCCTGCAGAAGCAAAATTGTCACCGTCGAAGTCGATTCACTGATGCCTTCTAAAG GTGCACGAGTCCCACATGTTGACACCGACTTGGAGGCAGGGAAACAAGCCATGACCGAAGAAGCTGAAATGGCACGGAGACGCAGGTGGAGCAGAAGTGTCCTCATCTCCAAGGTCCGTGATCAAGTCCGTGCCGGCGACGTCAACAGCTACACTCCACACTCCGTGTCTATCGGCCCTTACCATGCGAGTTGCTCGTCCCCACGGATTGAAAAGGAGAAGCTGTGCTGTGTAGGATTCTTTCAGAGCCTCTCAGAGGACCAAATCAAAGGTGGTCTTACGGGTCTAGCGGAGAAACTGGAGCCCCTAGCGAGGGCTTGCTACCCCGATGGTGTTGGCCACATGACGCCGGAAGAGCTGTCGACAATGTTGCTACGTGATGggtgcttcctcctcgcttgcATGGTGGACTATCAGAGAGGAAATAATGCCGACAAGAAGTTAGCACATAGCTCAACTGGTAAAGACGGAGACCCGGCGCAAACAGTAGGGGGAGATGTCCAAGACGGCGGCTCATTTAGCGGCGGCGACAACAACACCGTCGTCCGCGACACCGTCTTCCTCGTTGAGAACCAGATACCTTTCTTCGTGCTACAGAAGATCCATGAGCGCGTCACAGGTGATACCACCAGCTCCGCCCTCGAATCCATAGCAGATTATGTCCAGGAGGTGCTGCAGGTACAGCTCTACATCAGCAAgcaccggcggccggctccgGCTCTGACGCCGCCGACACCCCATCTGCTGCACTTATTGCACTTCTACTTGCAGCCAACTAGTCCACCTCCGGCCATGGAAGAGAACGCTGCACGCCCTCGCACGGGTCGGTGGCGCCGCGCGACGGAGTACTGCAAGTACGGCAACGTGCGGTTCAAGCGTCAGGTCTTCCAGGACAATGAGAAGTGGACCTTCCTCGACGTGCGCCTTCAAGGAGGCACGCTGTGGGTCCCCCGCCTGCGGGTTGATGGCATGACGTGGACGGTCCTGCGAAACCTGATGGCGCTGGAGGAGCAGATCTCCCGGAGACCTGTCACGGCGTACTGCCTCTTCATGTCGCAGGTGGCAGGCACGGTGGAGGACGTGAAGCTCTTGGTTCACTCAGGGATCGTGGAACACTTCCTCGCCAGCGACGAGCAGGTCGCTCAAGGCTTCGCCGACCTCTGCAAGGGAGTGGTCATGGACGTCGACAACATCGACAGGAACTACCTCATGCCCATGTGGCACGAGATGCAGGAGCGCTGCGAGAACCGCGTGCACAGGTTCATGGGATGGTTCTGCCAGTTTAAGAACATAGTGATCATCATCGTACTACTAGTGGCTCTCATCATCATCGCATGTCAAGTGACGCAAACGTTCTATGCAGTTAGCTCTAGCCGCGGCGGACAACCACCAAAACATTAG